The following coding sequences lie in one Rhodospirillaceae bacterium genomic window:
- a CDS encoding S41 family peptidase, whose amino-acid sequence MTRWSLRYAIAFLLVAATACASRSDLISAPLSEAGQTVIGAGYRFVAKRYIRHVPIRDVALSGLSGLSKVDPKARAIPTGGRIAIQYDGKSVAHLEQPGADDFRGWAEVTVRAFEAAGKVSVKVRNAQPEEIYRAVFRAALVSLDRYSRYSTPAEARENRALREGYGGIGVTIRSENGLTRIITVMPGTPGDKAGLKDNDIIAAIAGVPIRGMSLQNVVRRLRGPRGSEVRLTVRRTARKQPLLVSVTRAFIVPQTVIARRDDNTVYLRIVRFGNDTARRTAGKVARMRTAIGSQKLSGAILDLRDNPGGLLEQAIRVSDLFLDDGEIMQSRGRHPNSRRSYSARYGDVLRGKPIVVLVNGRTASSSEILAAALQDNGRAVVVGSNSFGKGTVQSVASLPNGGEIILTWSRFHAPTGYTLQALGVRPNICTGNDRRDVHASRRAIARLVAGETASIEAFRAWRRHSEPTADGVRTLRAACPARTLSGPPDVEVEIARSLLADRRLYRLALTASAPEPEDRVTTGQERAEDRATDATNMR is encoded by the coding sequence TAGCGATCTGATTTCAGCGCCCCTTTCCGAAGCCGGACAAACGGTGATCGGAGCAGGCTACCGGTTCGTCGCAAAGCGTTACATACGCCATGTTCCGATTCGGGACGTGGCGTTGTCGGGCCTGAGCGGTCTGTCGAAGGTCGATCCCAAGGCGCGTGCAATTCCGACGGGCGGCAGGATCGCCATCCAATACGACGGTAAAAGCGTGGCCCATCTCGAACAGCCGGGAGCGGACGATTTCCGCGGCTGGGCAGAAGTCACCGTCCGCGCCTTCGAAGCCGCGGGAAAGGTGTCTGTGAAAGTCCGCAACGCCCAGCCGGAAGAAATCTATCGCGCTGTTTTCCGTGCAGCGCTTGTGTCGCTCGACCGCTACTCCCGCTATTCCACGCCTGCTGAAGCGCGCGAGAACAGGGCCCTGCGCGAAGGGTATGGCGGTATCGGTGTCACCATCCGGTCGGAAAACGGCCTCACCCGGATCATTACCGTGATGCCCGGCACCCCCGGTGACAAAGCGGGCCTCAAGGACAACGACATCATCGCGGCTATCGCCGGAGTACCGATTCGCGGAATGAGCCTGCAAAACGTCGTCCGGCGCCTGCGCGGGCCCCGGGGCAGCGAAGTCCGGCTGACGGTACGGCGCACCGCCCGCAAACAGCCCCTCCTGGTGAGCGTCACGCGTGCATTCATCGTACCGCAGACCGTGATCGCGCGCCGCGACGACAATACCGTGTATCTCCGGATCGTCCGGTTCGGCAACGACACCGCCCGCAGAACAGCCGGAAAGGTAGCGCGGATGCGCACGGCGATCGGCAGCCAGAAATTGAGCGGCGCCATCCTCGACCTGCGCGATAACCCGGGCGGGCTCCTCGAACAGGCGATCAGGGTTTCGGACCTGTTCCTGGACGACGGAGAGATCATGCAGTCCCGCGGGCGCCATCCGAACAGTCGCCGCAGCTATAGTGCCCGATACGGCGATGTGCTGCGCGGCAAGCCGATCGTTGTGCTGGTCAACGGCCGCACCGCATCTTCTTCCGAGATCCTCGCCGCCGCATTGCAGGACAATGGCCGGGCCGTCGTCGTCGGAAGCAATTCTTTCGGCAAGGGCACCGTGCAGAGCGTCGCCTCCCTGCCCAACGGCGGCGAGATTATTCTCACCTGGTCCCGGTTTCATGCTCCCACGGGCTATACGCTCCAGGCTCTCGGCGTGAGACCGAACATCTGTACCGGCAACGATCGGAGAGATGTCCATGCGTCGCGCCGGGCGATCGCCCGGCTCGTTGCCGGCGAGACCGCGTCGATCGAGGCCTTCCGCGCTTGGCGCCGGCACAGCGAACCGACGGCCGACGGCGTTCGTACGCTGCGCGCTGCCTGCCCTGCGCGCACCCTGAGCGGCCCGCCGGACGTGGAAGTGGAGATTGCACGAAGCCTGCTGGCGGATCGGCGCCTGTACCGGCTGGCCCTGACCGCATCGGCGCCGGAACCGGAAGATCGCGTTACGACCGGACAGGAGCGCGCTGAAGACCGCGCGACCGACGCGACAAACATGCGGTAG
- the rpmG gene encoding 50S ribosomal protein L33: MPKRPNTQQIRLVSTADTGYFYVTFKNPKNTTEKLEKKKYDPVARKHVLFKEARIK; the protein is encoded by the coding sequence ATGCCGAAACGCCCCAACACCCAGCAAATCCGGCTCGTCAGCACGGCGGACACCGGCTACTTTTACGTTACGTTCAAGAATCCCAAGAATACGACGGAGAAGTTGGAAAAGAAGAAATACGATCCCGTCGCGCGCAAGCATGTGCTGTTCAAGGAAGCGAGAATCAAATAG
- a CDS encoding DNA polymerase IV, giving the protein MTAFCRDCDTVLDEAAPENSGGAGKAGRCPACGGRRILRHDELFALAIAHIDCDAFYASVEKRDDPELRDKPVIVGGGRRGVVSAACYIARIHGVHSAMPMFKALKACPDAVVIRPDMAKYQTVGRQIRRMMEDLTPAVEPISIDEAFLDLAGTARLHGAPPAIVLAGLVRRIRREAGVTASVGLSYNKFLAKVASDLDKPHGFLVVGRAEARAFLARQPVGIVWGVGKAMRKKLARDGIRTVGQLQGLDERELQARYGSIGSRLYRFSRGEDSRRVHRGGAAKSVSSETTFEEDLSDAAALETRLWPLCEAVSRRMKAAELAGRTLTLKLKTSAFRTRTRQRRLGEPTQLAEDMYRAALPMLAGECDGTAFRLIGIGLSDLAPPDGAGETDLLDSDTSRRAAVEHTLDAVRDKLGRDAIAKGRSLRTARRSSS; this is encoded by the coding sequence ATGACCGCCTTCTGCCGCGACTGCGATACCGTGCTCGACGAGGCCGCGCCGGAGAATTCCGGCGGCGCGGGAAAGGCCGGCCGTTGCCCGGCCTGCGGCGGCCGGCGCATCCTCCGTCACGACGAATTGTTCGCGCTCGCCATCGCCCATATCGATTGCGACGCCTTCTATGCCAGCGTCGAGAAACGGGACGATCCTGAACTGCGCGACAAACCGGTCATTGTGGGCGGCGGTCGTCGCGGCGTCGTTTCCGCCGCATGCTATATCGCGCGCATCCATGGCGTTCACTCGGCAATGCCGATGTTCAAGGCGCTGAAAGCCTGCCCCGACGCCGTGGTAATCCGGCCCGACATGGCGAAATACCAAACGGTCGGCCGGCAGATCCGCCGGATGATGGAAGACCTCACGCCCGCGGTCGAGCCGATCTCCATCGACGAGGCCTTTCTCGACCTGGCCGGCACGGCGCGTCTGCACGGCGCGCCGCCGGCGATCGTCCTGGCCGGGCTGGTCCGCCGCATCCGCCGCGAAGCCGGCGTCACGGCGTCGGTCGGGCTGAGCTACAACAAGTTTCTGGCCAAGGTCGCGTCCGACCTCGACAAACCGCACGGCTTTTTGGTGGTCGGCCGGGCGGAAGCCAGGGCCTTTCTCGCCCGGCAGCCGGTCGGGATCGTCTGGGGCGTCGGCAAGGCGATGCGAAAGAAACTGGCGCGCGACGGCATTCGCACCGTGGGCCAGCTGCAGGGTCTCGACGAACGGGAACTGCAGGCGCGCTACGGCAGCATCGGCAGCCGGCTTTACCGATTTTCGCGCGGCGAGGACAGCCGCCGGGTCCATCGCGGCGGCGCGGCGAAAAGTGTGTCGTCGGAAACCACCTTCGAAGAAGACCTGTCCGATGCGGCGGCGCTCGAAACCCGGCTCTGGCCGCTGTGCGAAGCGGTTTCCCGGCGCATGAAAGCGGCGGAACTGGCCGGCCGGACGCTGACCTTGAAGCTGAAGACCTCGGCCTTTCGAACGCGGACGCGCCAGCGCCGCTTGGGCGAGCCGACCCAATTGGCCGAGGACATGTACCGGGCCGCCCTTCCCATGCTGGCTGGCGAGTGCGACGGCACAGCATTCAGGCTGATCGGCATCGGACTGAGCGACCTGGCACCGCCGGACGGCGCGGGCGAGACGGACCTGCTCGACTCGGACACAAGCAGGCGCGCCGCCGTCGAGCATACGCTGGATGCCGTGCGCGACAAGCTCGGCCGCGACGCCATCGCCAAGGGCCGGAGCCTGCGGACGGCCCGCCGGAGTTCCAGCTGA
- a CDS encoding DUF1849 family protein, producing MSQPTRKTIAGAGAAWLLLLPGAAVAESLEQIARRQAPHKAIYALATDRIRAASNLAHADGAIYYEIRETCTDWRMRQRFRLRLTRNEREAVETETDSVLVEARDGRSLTFTVVTKADGTVTDRLSGIARLSRVGGSGVVELREPEPARIPLPAGTVFPTWHYLNVVREAERGRRTIWSTIFDGSEERGRHSGINVVVLKQSPPPGRAEGRRLLQRPGWLMRVTYFAPEPGDGRPTYSFRVHMTDTGIARDMLLDYGAFTMTGTLKALEPLDRPDC from the coding sequence TTGAGCCAGCCGACCAGAAAGACGATCGCCGGAGCCGGCGCCGCCTGGCTGCTGCTGCTTCCGGGAGCGGCTGTTGCGGAGAGCCTGGAGCAGATTGCACGGCGGCAGGCACCGCACAAGGCGATCTACGCGCTCGCAACGGACCGGATCAGGGCCGCGTCAAATCTCGCCCACGCCGACGGCGCGATCTACTACGAGATTCGCGAAACCTGCACGGACTGGCGCATGCGGCAGCGCTTCCGGCTGCGCCTCACCCGAAACGAACGCGAAGCGGTCGAGACCGAGACCGATTCTGTCCTCGTCGAGGCGCGGGACGGCCGGAGTCTGACCTTTACCGTCGTGACCAAAGCCGACGGCACGGTCACCGACCGCCTGTCGGGCATCGCAAGGTTAAGCCGGGTCGGCGGTTCCGGGGTGGTCGAACTGCGCGAACCGGAACCGGCGCGGATCCCGCTGCCGGCCGGCACCGTCTTTCCGACCTGGCACTACCTGAACGTCGTTCGCGAGGCCGAACGCGGGCGCCGGACGATCTGGTCGACGATTTTCGACGGATCGGAAGAGCGCGGCCGGCACAGCGGCATCAACGTCGTGGTCCTCAAGCAGAGTCCGCCGCCCGGCAGGGCGGAGGGCCGGCGGCTTCTCCAGCGTCCCGGCTGGCTGATGCGGGTTACCTATTTCGCGCCGGAACCCGGAGACGGACGTCCGACCTATTCATTCCGCGTGCATATGACCGACACCGGGATCGCGCGCGACATGCTGCTCGACTATGGCGCATTCACCATGACCGGCACCCTCAAGGCGCTCGAGCCGCTCGACCGGCCGGACTGCTGA
- the aspS gene encoding aspartate--tRNA ligase — protein MHPFRTHSCGALRADHTGETVRLSGWVHRKRDHGNLLFLDLRDHYGVTQCVAETGDPAFAVMDEVKLESVLTVTGPVVERSEDTVNPNLPTGHVEVKVAEARVESAAAPLPLQVNSDTDYGEEVRLRHRYLDLRREKMQRNIALRSDVIASIRRRMIDQGFREFQTPILTAGSPEGARDYLVPSRIHPGRFYALPQAPQMFKQLLMIAGFDKYFQIAPCFRDEDARADRSPGEFYQLDFEMSFVTQEDVFAALEPVLHGVFGEFGGGRTVTAPPFPRIPFDEAMLKYGTDKPDLRNPLEIVDVTEAFRGSGFKIFARLIEQGAVVRAVPGPGAGSRAFCDRMNGWAQDQGKPGLGYIFWREGAGAGPIANNLGPERVAQIAEAAGAADGDAVFFVCDKPKAAAEFAGTVRTKVGEERGLIAQDRFDFCWIVDFPMYEIDEATGRLDFSHNPFSMPQGGLEALAQDDPLAIKAFQYDIVCNGVELSSGAIRNHRPEIMVKAFEIAGYSAADLEEHFSGMLNALKFGAPPHGGSAPGIDRIVMLLADEPNIREVIAFPMNQQAEDLMMSAPAEVPEERLRELHIRLQLPAKAKAE, from the coding sequence ATGCATCCTTTCCGCACGCATAGCTGCGGCGCGCTGCGCGCCGATCACACGGGCGAGACGGTCCGCCTGTCCGGCTGGGTCCACCGCAAGCGCGACCACGGCAACCTGCTGTTCCTCGACCTGCGCGACCATTACGGCGTGACGCAATGCGTCGCCGAGACCGGCGATCCGGCCTTCGCCGTTATGGACGAGGTCAAGCTGGAAAGCGTGCTGACCGTGACCGGCCCGGTTGTCGAGCGCTCCGAGGATACGGTCAACCCGAACCTGCCGACCGGCCATGTCGAGGTGAAGGTGGCCGAGGCCCGTGTCGAATCCGCCGCCGCGCCGCTGCCGCTCCAGGTCAACAGCGACACCGACTATGGCGAGGAGGTCCGCCTGCGCCACCGCTATCTCGACCTGCGGCGCGAGAAGATGCAGCGCAACATTGCCTTGCGCTCGGACGTCATCGCCTCGATCCGCCGGCGCATGATCGACCAGGGCTTCCGCGAGTTCCAGACGCCGATTCTGACCGCCGGCTCGCCGGAGGGCGCGCGCGACTACTTGGTGCCGTCGCGTATCCATCCCGGCCGCTTCTATGCGCTGCCCCAGGCGCCGCAGATGTTCAAGCAGCTGCTGATGATCGCGGGCTTCGACAAATATTTCCAGATCGCGCCCTGCTTCCGCGACGAGGACGCCCGGGCCGACCGCTCGCCCGGCGAGTTCTACCAGCTCGATTTCGAGATGAGCTTCGTCACCCAGGAGGATGTGTTCGCCGCGCTGGAGCCGGTCCTGCACGGCGTGTTCGGGGAATTCGGCGGCGGCCGGACGGTGACCGCACCGCCCTTCCCGCGCATCCCGTTCGACGAGGCGATGCTGAAATACGGCACCGACAAGCCGGACCTGCGCAACCCGCTCGAAATCGTCGACGTCACCGAGGCCTTCCGCGGCTCCGGCTTCAAGATTTTCGCAAGGCTGATCGAGCAGGGCGCAGTCGTCCGCGCCGTGCCCGGCCCGGGCGCCGGCAGCCGCGCCTTCTGCGACCGCATGAACGGCTGGGCCCAGGACCAGGGCAAACCCGGCCTCGGCTATATCTTCTGGCGCGAGGGCGCGGGCGCCGGGCCGATCGCCAACAATCTCGGGCCGGAGCGCGTCGCGCAGATCGCGGAAGCCGCCGGCGCGGCGGACGGCGACGCGGTCTTCTTCGTCTGCGACAAGCCCAAGGCGGCGGCCGAGTTCGCCGGCACCGTGCGCACGAAGGTCGGCGAGGAGCGCGGCTTGATTGCACAGGACCGGTTCGATTTCTGCTGGATCGTCGATTTCCCGATGTACGAGATCGACGAGGCGACCGGCCGGCTTGACTTCAGCCACAACCCCTTTTCGATGCCCCAGGGCGGGCTGGAGGCGCTGGCGCAGGACGATCCGCTGGCGATCAAGGCTTTCCAGTACGACATCGTCTGCAACGGGGTGGAACTGTCCTCCGGCGCGATCCGGAACCACCGGCCGGAAATCATGGTCAAGGCGTTCGAGATTGCCGGCTATTCGGCAGCCGATCTGGAAGAACATTTCTCCGGCATGTTGAATGCCCTGAAATTCGGCGCGCCGCCTCATGGCGGCTCGGCGCCTGGAATCGACCGGATCGTCATGCTGCTCGCCGACGAACCTAACATCCGCGAGGTCATCGCCTTCCCGATGAACCAGCAGGCCGAAGACCTGATGATGAGCGCGCCCGCCGAAGTGCCGGAGGAACGGCTGCGCGAACTGCACATCCGGCTGCAATTGCCGGCCAAGGCAAAGGCGGAATAA
- a CDS encoding class II aldolase/adducin family protein, with protein sequence MADRNALIADLVTANRILAHEGVVDGFGHVSLRDPEDAGRYLISVSRSPELVDEGDIVALGLDGEPAGPSAGDTRALYLERPIHGAIYAARPDVGCIVHNHSLSVIPFGVTGAPLKPVFHMASGIGDTVPVWDIAERFGDTNMLVTTMEQGEDLARTLAGNSIALMRGHGCVVTGAGLRDTVMKAIYLETNAALLLAARPLGDIRFLSPGEMALSWATNTGANPLKRAWDYWAARAGRAAGGR encoded by the coding sequence ATGGCGGACAGGAACGCGCTGATCGCCGATCTGGTGACGGCCAACCGGATCCTCGCGCATGAGGGGGTGGTCGACGGCTTCGGCCATGTCAGCCTGCGCGATCCGGAGGACGCCGGCCGCTACCTGATCTCGGTCTCGCGCAGCCCGGAACTGGTGGACGAAGGCGATATCGTCGCCCTTGGCCTGGACGGGGAGCCGGCCGGGCCTTCGGCGGGCGACACGCGGGCGCTCTATCTGGAGCGGCCGATCCACGGCGCGATCTATGCCGCGCGCCCGGACGTCGGCTGCATCGTCCACAACCACAGCCTCTCGGTGATCCCGTTCGGCGTCACCGGCGCGCCGTTGAAGCCGGTCTTCCACATGGCGTCCGGCATCGGCGACACGGTCCCGGTCTGGGACATCGCCGAGCGCTTCGGCGACACCAACATGCTGGTCACCACCATGGAACAGGGCGAAGACCTGGCGCGGACTCTTGCCGGAAACAGCATCGCCCTGATGCGCGGCCACGGCTGCGTCGTCACCGGCGCCGGCCTGCGCGACACGGTGATGAAGGCGATCTACCTGGAAACCAATGCCGCGCTCCTGCTCGCCGCACGCCCGCTCGGCGATATCCGCTTCCTGTCCCCCGGCGAGATGGCGCTGTCCTGGGCGACCAACACCGGCGCCAACCCGCTCAAACGCGCCTGGGACTACTGGGCCGCCCGCGCCGGCCGGGCAGCGGGCGGGCGGTAG
- a CDS encoding glycine-rich domain-containing protein-like — protein sequence MTRQELVQDDMATESDKLAELPVFSVDLREAARRSESEVSEWVPERLDQAIQRYRKFFHLASLDPGVAPTREIDMIWHLHMQAPVAYYNDCIRHCGRILDHDGGFGKTPEEAVILSQVFSRTAERWQEVFGEPYVADTRSGTRCWHDCQNRCWHACKSVSADVSAVNSR from the coding sequence ATGACGAGGCAGGAATTAGTGCAGGACGACATGGCCACCGAGAGCGACAAACTGGCTGAGCTTCCTGTCTTCTCGGTGGACTTGCGAGAGGCGGCCCGCCGGTCGGAGTCCGAAGTGTCCGAGTGGGTTCCCGAACGGCTCGACCAAGCGATCCAGCGTTACCGGAAGTTCTTCCATCTGGCCAGCCTGGACCCCGGTGTCGCTCCGACGCGAGAGATTGACATGATCTGGCATCTGCATATGCAGGCGCCAGTCGCCTACTACAATGATTGCATAAGGCACTGCGGGCGCATCCTGGACCATGATGGCGGTTTCGGCAAAACGCCGGAAGAGGCGGTGATTCTGAGCCAGGTCTTTTCCAGGACCGCCGAGCGCTGGCAAGAGGTTTTCGGAGAGCCCTATGTGGCCGACACGAGGAGTGGAACAAGGTGCTGGCATGACTGCCAAAACCGATGCTGGCACGCGTGCAAGAGCGTGTCGGCGGATGTCTCCGCAGTGAATTCCCGGTGA